AGTACATGGCAGCAGGTCGGCCGGTTGTGACCACGGACATTGGTCAGATTTCCGAAATCATCCGCCATGGGGAAAGCGGCCTTCTGTGTCCTCCTGACGACGTTGGTTGCCTGGTGCGCGGCATTGTTCGTTTGGCAAAGTCCCCAGAGGCGCGGCAGCGGATGGGGAGAGCCGCGCGCGACACGGTGATGGGCGCACACACATGGCGGCACAAGGCCCAGGCATGGTCGGCCATTTGCACCCAGGTCCTTGCTGAGGCGCGGCGTCCATGAAAGTGCTCATGGTGCACAAGTTCTACTTTATCGAGGGAGGGGCCGAACGATACATGTTCAACCTCTCCGGGTTATTGACCAGCCGGGGGGAGCAGGTTATTCCTTTTGCCATGCAACACCCAAGGAACGTGCCTACCCCCTATTCGCGTTACTTCGTCAGCCAATTCGATCCGGACGGCGTGCTGGGGCGTTTGAGCGTGCGCGCCGGCTTGCGCAGTGTGGGTCGCGTCATCTACAGCCTGGAGGCGCGTCGCAAGATCGAAAGGCTCATCGAAGATGAGCGACCGGACATCGCTCATGTGCACGGCGTCTATCACCACCTTTCGCCGTCTGTGCTTTTTGCCCTCAAGCGCTACAGCATCCCCGTTGTCTTTACCTTGCACGAGTACAAGATCCTCTGCCCAAGCTACCTTTTCTTGAACCGACACGGCCAGGTCTGCGAGCTTTGCGAAGGGAGGAAGTTTTGGCATCCGATCAAGGAGCGGTGCCTCAAGGGTTCACTAGCGGCGAGTATGTTGGTGAGCGCAGAGGCATACGTGCACCGCATCCTGCGTACCTATCATCGTACTGTTGATCTCTTTATCTCGCCGAGCCGCTTTCTTCGGGACAAGATGATTCAATACGGTTTCCCGCCGGAGAAGGTTATCTGGTTGCCGTACACGATACCCATTCACGAGTACGAGCCGTGCTATGAGGCGGACAACTACTTCACCTACGTGGGGCGGCTGTCTCGGGAAAAAGGGATTGAGCTGCTGGTGGAAGCTATGGAGAACGTGGAAGGGGCGGAGCTCTATGTGTGTGGCACGGGGCGTTTGGAGGAATCCCTCAAGCGGATGGTGGCGACCAGGGGCATGCGCAATGTTCGTTTTCTGGGGCACCTGGGAGGGGAGCAGTTGCGTGCGGTGATGCGCCGGAGCATGTTCACCGTGGTGCCCTCGATCGTTTACGACAACTCGCCTCTGGCGGTGTATGAGTCCTTTGCGCTGGGCAAGCCGGTGGCCGGGGCTCGGATCGGTGGCATCCCAGAGCTTATCGATCCTGGGCAGGACGGTGTGCTATTTGAGCCCAACAATCGCGCCGACATGGTGAGCGCCATCCGCGTACTGGTGGCAGACCGGCAGCGGCTTGAGGCGATGGGGCGACGGGCGCGGGCCAAGGCGGAGCGCTGGTTCGCACCCGAGGAGCATCTGCGCCGCATCATGGCGGTGTACCGTCAGGTGAGCGGGCGGGGTTGCTGAGCAGAATGGGAGCTTATGATAGGGAGAAAAAAACGACGCCTGCTTCATGTGGTGCACGGTCTGGGCAGAGCAGGCGGAGAGAGGAAGCTTTGGGAACTGCTGAGGCGCATAGACAGGCAGCGGTACGAAGTCGCCATCTGCGCCGTGGGCAAGTCGGGTCTAATGGAGGAGGATTTCCGCAGCCTTGGTTACGAGCTCCACATCTTTCGCCGCCGATGGCGGTACGACCCCACGCTCCCGTTCGCGGTGGCGCGGCTCATGCGCGCATTCCGACCTGACGTGGTTCAGACTACGTTGTTTTTTGCCGACATCATCGGTGCATTGGCCAGCTGCCTGGCGCGCCCCAGGGCATTGGTGTCCTGGGAGGTGATTACCCACCCCCTCAACCTGCGGCGTGAGCTCATGTACTGGGCCCTGCGCCGCCGTTTCGACATGGTGGTCACAGTGTCTGACTCCATCCAGCGATTCGTGGTCGAAAAACGGCACCAGGACCCGCGCAGAATAACCACGATCCACTACGGCGTCGATCTGGAGTACTTCCGCCCCAAGTCCAAGAGGGGAGTATTGGCGCAGCACATCGGCGCTCCCGGAGCGACGCTGTTTGGGACGGTAGCCCATTTTCGCAGGCAAAAGGGCCACCTGTATTTGATCGAGGCGGCGGCCCGTGTAGTTGCCAGCCATCCCGAGGCTCACTTTGTCCTGGTGGGAGTTGGACCGGAACTAGAGGCCGTCAAGGAGCGAACCCGGCAACTGAGCTTGGAGGGACATGTACATTTTCTCGGTCTGCGCGAGGACGTGCGTGATGTATTGAATGAACTGGATGTGTTCGTGCTTCCTTCATTGTGGGAAGGATTTCCGAATGTCGTGTTAGAGGCGATGGCCTGCGGCAAGCCTGTCATCGCCACGGCTGTTGAAGGCACCGCCGAACTGGTGGTGCACGGCGAGACGGGGCTGCTTGTCAAACCCGCACACGCAGAGGAGCTTGCGGGGGCACTACTAGCGGTACTCAATGACCATGACGCGATTGCCGAGTTCGGAGCTGCGGGGCGTAGGCGGGTCGAGGAGCACTTTAGTGTTGAGCACCAGGTGGCCGCCTTCGAGCAGTTGTACGAGGCGCTGGCCGATGGCAGACCGGAACTGGTGCCGAGACGAAACGCTTTGCAAGGCGCTGCAGAAGTCTCGCGCTACTCGCACTTGTGTGGAGACTGACAATCCAGATGTGGGCGCTACGCATAAACAGAGTAATGCACGAACTGAGGACCGGGGGTGTGTCTGCCGTGGCGCGCTACGTGGCGGAACGGCTGGTGCGCAAGAACAGTTTTTTGGTGTTTGTGACGGACCTGCACCAACCATGGCCCACTTACCCCTGTCCGGATGGTTACACAGTCCGCCTCATTACGGGCATGGAAGGACGCGACATTGATCGTTTGCTTCAATTCTGGATGACCTTTTACGCCGACAATTATCCCCTTTTCTATGACGAACGGCTGGTACGGAAACTCCTGGAGGCCCGCTTTGCCGCTGGGGAACTCTGTTTCGTAGCTGAGCATGGCGATGACATTGCGCATTTTCACTGGATAAGCCGGTTCGGCCGGTGCGATTTGAACAGGGAAGAGCCCCTGAAGTTCTTGCCTTTTCGCCCGGGGAGGGACGCGTACGCGTACAACCTTTTCACCCGTCCCGACTACCGAGGGAAAGGACTGATTCTTGCCACCCACTCCTTCCTGTGCGAGTACCTCCGACAACAGGGATGCGAGCAGGTGCTTACCTGTGTGGGGATAAAGAACACCGCTTCGATCAAGGTACATCGGAGAATTGCCGTCCAGGTGGGAACGCTCCACGTGGTGCGCTACCTCGTTTTCGATCGGGCGCGCATGGTGCCGGTTCAGGGAGGGTGATGTGGCAGCGGACGGAAACCGGCCTTGTCCTGCAGTGGTGGTCCCCCTGCACGAGACCGGCCTGGAGGTGGTGCGGGCACTGGGCAGGCGGGGCGTGCAGGTGATCGGTGTCGACGCCGACCGGCTCCGTCCCGGAAGCTATAGCCGCTACTGTCTGCGCTTTGTGCGGTCAGCCACCGAGGGGCAAGGCCTAGTAGACACTCTGATGGGCCTGGGAGCTGAGTTAGGAACAAAGGCGGTTCTTTTCCCCTGCGGCGACCCCCAGGTGCTCACTGTGTCGGGGGGCCGGACTCTGCTGGAGCAGCACTACCTCCTGCCCCTGCCGGAGGAAAGCGTGGTGAGCACGCTCATGCGCAAGGACCTGTTTGCGGCCATCGCGCAGGAGCTGGGCTACCCGATCCCGCGCACCTTTGTCGTGGAGGGAGAAGCCAGGGCAGAGGAGATTGCCCGCAAGGTCCGCTACCCCTGCATTTTGAAGCCGGCGGTGAGGACCGAGCAGTGGGAGCGCAAGCGGCTCCCCAAGAACTATCTCTTGCATGCCCCTGAGGGCTTGATGGAAGCCTACCATGCTTGCGCGCCTTTTGCAGCCCAGGTGGTGGTACAGGAGTGGATCCCTGGGAGTGATGAGGACGTCTACTTCTGTCTGGTGTATTTCGATCAGATGGGCAGACCGGTGGCGTCATTCACGGGCAGAAAGTTGCGCCAGTGGCCGCCCCAACGTGGCTGCACAGCCGTGGCCACCGGACACGCAGAGGCGGAATTGGAGGAGCTGACGATCCGCTTTCTGCGGCAAATCGGGTTTAGAGGACTGGGCTCGATGGAGTATCGCCTCGACCCACGGGACGGCCGCTTTGTGATGATCGAGCCCACGGTGGGGCGCATCGATCTTCAATCCGGCGTGAGCGAGTTGTACGGCATCAGCTTCCCCTGGGTGGCCTATGCGGACTTGGCAGGGTTGGACGTTACGGTATCCAAGAAACCCAACGGCGAGGCTAAGTGGGTGCATGAAGAAGGCACCGGCCGTTTGTTCGTGCGTGAATTGTGGAAAAGGGATCTGAGTTGCCGTCAGTGGAAGCGACTGTTGCAAGGGCGGCGACGCTACGCGGTACTTGCAGGCGACGACTGGGGCCCTACGTGCGCTTTGTGTCTGGACGGCATCAGAAGAGTTGGAAAGGGCCTGGTGCGTCGCATGCTCCACAAGAGCTTGAATTGAGGTGACCTCATGCAGCTGAACTCACGGTTGATAGTGTTCTCTCTTATGCTCCTTTTGGGTGGAGGGGCATTGACCTATGGACTTTTTCACGACGCGTGGGAAAAGCAGCCCACCTACTACGGGCCCAATGACCGGATGATGATTTCCTTCGGCGCAGTCACGGGGAGCCTTGCGCTGCTGCTGCTTGTGAGCGAGCGCATTGGGCTGCATCGGCGAGGCGTGCTGAGCGCGCGGGTCAGGGCCTTCGACGCCCTCGCCGTCGGCGCTTTTGTCGCCCTGGCCGGTGTCGCCACCGGCATGTTTCTGTTCCACCAGACCAGTGGTGACGAATCCTACCAGAACAAGGAGTTCGCCATTGGCATTTACCAGGCACCTCAGGAGGCGCCCCTGCAGTTTAGCGGTGCGGGTATCAAAAACCCGGTGCTCACCCGCAACAGCATGCCAGATTTGGAGATACGCTGTGTAGCCGATCCTTTCCTCGTCAGCGAAGGCGATTCTCTCTACCTGTTTTACGAGGCGTTAGAAGCGGTCACTGGCCAGGGAGTGATCGCGGTGGCAACCAGCGCGGACGGCAAGGTGTGGGAGTACAAGGCGATCGTCCTAGATGAGCCCTTTCATCTTTCGTATCCTTGCGTTTTCAAGTGGGAGGGCCGCTATTATATGATCCCAGAAGCAGCCACCACGCGCTCGGTCCGGCTCTACCGGGCCGTAAAGTTTCCTTATCGTTGGGAATTTGTCAAGAAGCTAATCGACCAGGACGACAAGCTTTTCAAAGATAACACCATCTTCGAGTACGGCGGACGGTGGTGGCTTTTCAGCGAGACAATGGGAAACCGAGTACTGCGGCTCTACTACGCCCACACGCCGCTGGGGCCCTGGACCGAACATCCCAAGAGCCCGGTGGTGAACGGCAATCCGGAAATTGCCCGCCCGGGCGGCTCGGTGGTGGAGATGGGGGGACACCTGTACCGCTTTGCCCAGGACGATGCCAAGTACTACGGGCGCCAGGTGTGGGCCATTGAAATCACCAAGCTCTCGCCCACTGAATACGAGGAGAAAAAGCTGAGGAGCCGTCCGGTGCTGAAGGGGTTCGAACCCTGGAATCGGCGCGGCATGCACCACCTCTGCCCCATCAAGACTCCCGACGGGTGGATAGCCGCTGTGGACGGCTATTGAAAGAATCCTCTTGGTGGTTCGCACAGGAGAGGCGAGATGGCAACGCGGGCAGTCGTAGCGGCGGTGAAAACAACACCCGAGACCGTGATGCACGACATCACGCGCGCGATGGAGTTGGCAGGTTTTCAAAGGTGCCTGAAAACGGGCGTCCCCACTATCCTAAAGGACAATATCTCCTGGCACTACCCATTCCCTTCGGCCAATACCACCCCGTGGCAGCTGGAGGGTGTTATTCGCACCCTTCGGCAGGCAGGTTACAAGGACTTGGTGGCGGTGCACAACAACACCGTGGTTACCAACCCCTTCAAGGGAGAGCGACTTAACCGGCTGGCTGTCGTCTACAGGCGATACGGCGTGCCGGAAAAGTACAACTTTGTTGCGACGGACATGGAATGGGTGGAGTACCGCCCCAAGGCGCGTATGCGGGTATTGGACAAAGTGTTTCCCGAGGGAATCCGTCTGCCTGATTTCTTCTTTGGCAAGAACGTGGTGCACCTGCCGACGATGAAGTGCCACATCTACACGACGACCACAGGGGCGATGAAAAATGCCTTTGGCGGCTTGCTCAGCACCAAGCGGCATTACACGCACAGCGTGATCCATGAGACGTTGGTGGACCTGCTTGCCATCCAGAAGGAGATTCATCCCGGGCTGTTTGCGGTGATGGACGGCACCACTGCTGGGGACGGGCCCGGGCCGCGAACGATGCGGCCAATCCGTGCCGACTTGATTCTCGCCAGTGGCGATCAGGTGGCCATCGATGCCGTCGCTGCGCGCATTCTCGGCTTTGCGCCGATGGAGATCGGCTACATCCGCCTGGCGCACGAGGCAGGCTTAGGCGTTGGGCGGCCGGAGGAGATCGAGCTGCGGGGCGATGATGTCTCCGGACTATGCTTGGGGTGTACAGTGGGTGACAACCTGGCAAGCAAGGCTGGCGATCTTTTCTGGTTCGGCCCAGGCAGGCGGCTGCAGAGGCTGCTCTTCCGTACCCCCCTGGTATACGCCTTCGTCTTTGCCTCGGCCGCCTATCACGATTTTTGCTGGTGGCCGGTCAAGGGTAGACGGGTTTTCGCGCGGTGGCTCCAGGAGTCACCGTGGGGGCAGCTGTTCGATACATACTCGGAAGAAAGGTAGCACTTGTGTCCTGGAGGAATAATTGCATGCGGCAAGGTGAGCACTGGCTTTTCCTGGTGGTGATTGTTGGCGTGGCGGCAGTGCTGCAAGCCTATGGCATCGACAAGATCGTGCTGGGTAGTGACGAGCTGCACCCGGCGCGCGCGCTCATTAGCGACGACTGGAGCATTGTGCGCTACCCGTGGCCAGAGGAAGCCACCCTGGAATTCTATCGCAACTGGCCCATGCACTTTCCGCCTTTGTTCGCCTTGCTCACCAGGGCGGCAGTGGTGGTACTGGGTGCCGGCCACGTCGCTTTGCGACTTTTTCCCCTTCTTTTTGGGATAGCGGCCACCTTCGTGAGCTACTTTCTTTATCGCGAGTTCTATGGGCGTCGGTGGGCGCTAATTGCGCCGGTGTTGGTTGGTATTGCCTCGGACCAGGTACTCACCTGGGCAAAAGCCATCAAGCATTACACCGCCGACGTTCTCTTTTGTTCGCTTCTTCTCATCGTCGGCAAACGGCTCTTGGAGCGTAACCGGCTTCAGGACTGGGTGTTCTTCGGGCTGCTCGCGGTGGTGAGTTTCTGGATCGGCTATGGCGCGGTATATTTCATTGCAGGCATCTTCCTGCTCCTATTGATTAACCTGTTCAGAGTGGCGCGCCGTGGGGGGACTTCTCTGGGACCTTACCTTGTACCCTTGGTTATTACTGGGGTCCTGACGGTGGCGTCCTTCGCGGGATTGCGGGTGCTAGCAATCCAGCAGGCAGTGGAGAATGAAGTTTTCATGCGCTCCTTCGGCATCCAGATGCTCGATCATCGACGTCTTGGGGACCTGGGCTACGTGGCTTACTTCTTTGCGCGCGTCGGATTCCAGACCCTGAAGCTCCCCTGGTTCTTTTTCCGGCACTCTGCGGCCTTTGCCGTGTTGGCCAACGCGCTCATCGCCGTGTGGCTGGTGCCGCGTGTGCGCCGGCGGCAGTGGATGGAGGTGGGACTGGTGCTGCTTCCCTGGGCCTTTTGTGTGGCGGCGGCAGTGGCGGGGTTTTACCCCTTCACCGCCAATCGCCTCCTGCTTTTCTTGCTCCCCTCCTGGATGC
The nucleotide sequence above comes from candidate division KSB1 bacterium. Encoded proteins:
- a CDS encoding glycosyltransferase codes for the protein MIGRKKRRLLHVVHGLGRAGGERKLWELLRRIDRQRYEVAICAVGKSGLMEEDFRSLGYELHIFRRRWRYDPTLPFAVARLMRAFRPDVVQTTLFFADIIGALASCLARPRALVSWEVITHPLNLRRELMYWALRRRFDMVVTVSDSIQRFVVEKRHQDPRRITTIHYGVDLEYFRPKSKRGVLAQHIGAPGATLFGTVAHFRRQKGHLYLIEAAARVVASHPEAHFVLVGVGPELEAVKERTRQLSLEGHVHFLGLREDVRDVLNELDVFVLPSLWEGFPNVVLEAMACGKPVIATAVEGTAELVVHGETGLLVKPAHAEELAGALLAVLNDHDAIAEFGAAGRRRVEEHFSVEHQVAAFEQLYEALADGRPELVPRRNALQGAAEVSRYSHLCGD
- a CDS encoding glycosyltransferase, which translates into the protein MKVLMVHKFYFIEGGAERYMFNLSGLLTSRGEQVIPFAMQHPRNVPTPYSRYFVSQFDPDGVLGRLSVRAGLRSVGRVIYSLEARRKIERLIEDERPDIAHVHGVYHHLSPSVLFALKRYSIPVVFTLHEYKILCPSYLFLNRHGQVCELCEGRKFWHPIKERCLKGSLAASMLVSAEAYVHRILRTYHRTVDLFISPSRFLRDKMIQYGFPPEKVIWLPYTIPIHEYEPCYEADNYFTYVGRLSREKGIELLVEAMENVEGAELYVCGTGRLEESLKRMVATRGMRNVRFLGHLGGEQLRAVMRRSMFTVVPSIVYDNSPLAVYESFALGKPVAGARIGGIPELIDPGQDGVLFEPNNRADMVSAIRVLVADRQRLEAMGRRARAKAERWFAPEEHLRRIMAVYRQVSGRGC
- a CDS encoding DUF362 domain-containing protein — translated: MATRAVVAAVKTTPETVMHDITRAMELAGFQRCLKTGVPTILKDNISWHYPFPSANTTPWQLEGVIRTLRQAGYKDLVAVHNNTVVTNPFKGERLNRLAVVYRRYGVPEKYNFVATDMEWVEYRPKARMRVLDKVFPEGIRLPDFFFGKNVVHLPTMKCHIYTTTTGAMKNAFGGLLSTKRHYTHSVIHETLVDLLAIQKEIHPGLFAVMDGTTAGDGPGPRTMRPIRADLILASGDQVAIDAVAARILGFAPMEIGYIRLAHEAGLGVGRPEEIELRGDDVSGLCLGCTVGDNLASKAGDLFWFGPGRRLQRLLFRTPLVYAFVFASAAYHDFCWWPVKGRRVFARWLQESPWGQLFDTYSEER
- a CDS encoding glycosyltransferase family 39 protein, whose protein sequence is MRQGEHWLFLVVIVGVAAVLQAYGIDKIVLGSDELHPARALISDDWSIVRYPWPEEATLEFYRNWPMHFPPLFALLTRAAVVVLGAGHVALRLFPLLFGIAATFVSYFLYREFYGRRWALIAPVLVGIASDQVLTWAKAIKHYTADVLFCSLLLIVGKRLLERNRLQDWVFFGLLAVVSFWIGYGAVYFIAGIFLLLLINLFRVARRGGTSLGPYLVPLVITGVLTVASFAGLRVLAIQQAVENEVFMRSFGIQMLDHRRLGDLGYVAYFFARVGFQTLKLPWFFFRHSAAFAVLANALIAVWLVPRVRRRQWMEVGLVLLPWAFCVAAAVAGFYPFTANRLLLFLLPSWMLMMVRGCAEGVAWVRQRSRLVALAIVAVLAAWVGLMIYRNVVDVSKMRLGGGRRIDLAVQYLAQNAQDGDTVFLHWAAIVGFYYYFTDHRPGYAHEYPIPGKAGIVRVIYGEQHNVLQDYEPLFRRVEEVPGRLWLLFGHKWPSEEMTALENRLRAQRPLLQEFQQGKCRVVLFGPRMTVAE
- a CDS encoding GNAT family N-acetyltransferase, with protein sequence MWALRINRVMHELRTGGVSAVARYVAERLVRKNSFLVFVTDLHQPWPTYPCPDGYTVRLITGMEGRDIDRLLQFWMTFYADNYPLFYDERLVRKLLEARFAAGELCFVAEHGDDIAHFHWISRFGRCDLNREEPLKFLPFRPGRDAYAYNLFTRPDYRGKGLILATHSFLCEYLRQQGCEQVLTCVGIKNTASIKVHRRIAVQVGTLHVVRYLVFDRARMVPVQGG